The following proteins come from a genomic window of Prionailurus viverrinus isolate Anna chromosome D1, UM_Priviv_1.0, whole genome shotgun sequence:
- the LOC125177283 gene encoding LOW QUALITY PROTEIN: olfactory receptor 10S1 (The sequence of the model RefSeq protein was modified relative to this genomic sequence to represent the inferred CDS: inserted 1 base in 1 codon; deleted 1 base in 1 codon; substituted 1 base at 1 genomic stop codon) translates to MSVGDSCVAKGISSHSVCEENAMETEAPNQAVLSHFFLEGLMYTAEHPGLFFLLFLLIYSIAWTGNLLILITVGSEPHLCSPMYHFLGHLSSLDACLSTVTVPKVMAGLLLTVHGKVISSEGCAVQLYCFHFLASTECFLXAFAAYDRYLAICQPLHYPGAMNRQMCAGLAGITWAIGAEHSAVHTVLTFHLLYCGPLHIAGFFCDMPPVLKLACADTTISELVTLANIGLVAAXCLPFIIIPDVFIVAAVLRVRTAQGWQRAFSTCTSHLTVVLLNCMPPVCIYLQPRSAGAGAGAPAVFYTIVTPTLTPFIYTPRNKEVKRALQRLLRGGCRESPAHPLTCVVTLNVPAKKTTSPGAKWGGEIIPVKISTTELQLSHELSPLPLAKRHLSMSQSQTLHL, encoded by the exons ATGTCTGTTGGTGACAGTTGTGTCGCAAAGGGGATAAGTAGCCACTCCGTGTGTGAGGAGAATGCCATGGAGACAGAGGCCCCCAACCAGGCTGTGCTGAGCCACTTCTTCCTGGAGGGTCTCATGTACACAGCTGAACATCCtggcctcttcttccttctcttcctcctcatctaCAGCATCGCCTGGACTGGGAATCTCCTCATTCTCATAACTGTGGGCTCTGAGCCTCACCTCTGCTCCCCTATGTACCACTTCCTGGGGCATCTCTCCTCCCTGGATGCCTGTCTGTCCACAGTGACAGTGCCCAAGGTCATGGCAGGCCTCCTCCTGACGGTGCATGGGAAGGTGATCTCCTCTGAGGGCTGTGCGGTTCAGCTTTACTGCTTCCATTTCCTGGCCAGCACTGAGTGCTTTCTATAAGCCTTCGCGGCCTACGACCGCTACCTAGCTATCTGCCAACCCCTACACTACCCA GGGGCCATGAACAGACAGATGTGTGCAGGGCTGGCTGGGATCACTTGGGCCATAGGTGCTGAGCACTCTGCCGTCCACACCGTCCTCACCTTTCACCTGCTCTACTGTGGTCCTCTCCACATCGCCGGCTTCTTCTGTGACATGCCCCCCGTGCTGAAGCTGGCCTGCGCAGACACCACCATCAGTGAGCTCGTCACGCTTGCCAACATCGGCCTTGTGGCGG GGTGTCTTCCCTTCATCATCATACCGGACGTCTTTATTGTGGCGGCCGTGCTGCGGGTCCGCACTGCCCAAGGCTGGCAGCGTGCCTTCTCCACCTGCACCTCCCACCTCACCGTGGTGCTGCTGAACTGCATGCCACCTGTATGCATCTACCTGCAGCCTCGCTCCgcgggggcaggggctggggccccTGCTGTCTTCTACACAATCGTCACCCCCACGCTCACCCCTTTCATTTACACTCCGCGGAACAAGGAGGTCAAGCGGGCTCTGCAAAGACTTCTGCGCGGAGGCTGCCGAGAGTCTCCAGCCCACCCCCTGACCTGCGTCGTGACTCTTAATGTGCCTGCCAAGAAAACGACTAGCCCCGGAGCAAAATGGGGAGGGGAAATCATTCCAGTGAAAATCAGCACCACTGAGCTTCAGCTCAGCCATGaactttcccccctccctttggCCAAGCGACATTTATCAATGTCTCAGTCACAAACTCTTCATCTATAG
- the LOC125177277 gene encoding olfactory receptor 10G6, which yields MHCGNQTSVSHFILVGLHHPPQLGVPLFLAFLVIYALTVSGNGLIIFTVLVDTRLHRPMYWFLCHLSFLDMTVSSAIVPKMLAGFVLDSRVISFGGCVIQLFSFHFLGCTECFLYTLMAYDRFLAICKPLHYATIMTRNVCNYLALGTWLGGTLHSLFQTSFIFRLPFCGPNQVDYFFCDIPAMLRLACADITVNELVTFVDIGFLALTCFMLILTSYGYIVAAILRIQSADGRRNAFSTCAAHLTVVIVYYVPCTFIYLRPGSQETLDGVVAVFYTVITPLLNPIVYTLRNKEMKAALWRLGGRKDVLPH from the coding sequence ATGCACTGTGGAAACCAGACTTCTGTGTCTCACTTCATTTTGGTGGGCCTGCACCACCCACCGCAGCTAGGGGTGCCACTCTTCCTGGCTTTCCTGGTCATCTATGCCCTCACTGTCTCTGGCAACGGGCTCATCATCTTCACCGTCTTGGTGGACACCCGGCTTCACCGCCCCATGTACTGGTTCCTGTGTCATCTCTCCTTCTTGGACATGACCGTTTCCTCTGCCATTGTCCCCAAGATGCTAGCTGGCTTTGTCTTGGATAGCAGGGTCATCTCCTTTGGAGGCTGTGTAATCCaactcttttctttccatttcctggGCTGTACTGAATGCTTCCTTTACACGCTCATGGCTTATGATCGCTTCTTGGCCATCTGTAAGCCTTTACATTATGCCACCATCATGACCCGGAACGTCTGTAATTACCTGGctttgggcacctggctgggagGTACCCTCCACTCACTTTTCCAAACAAGCTTCATATTCCGGCTGCCCTTCTGTGGCCCAAACCAGGTAGACTACTTCTTCTGTGACATTCCCGCCATGCTGCGTCTAGCCTGTGCTGATATCACCGTCAATGAGCTGGTCACCTTTGTGGACATTGGGTTCTTGGCCCTCACCTGCTTCATGCTCATCCTCACTTCCTATGGGTATATAGTGGCTGCCATCCTGCGAATCCAGTCCGCTGATGGGCGCCGCAACGCCTTCTCCACCTGTGCTGCCCACCTCACTGTTGTCATTGTTTACTATGTGCCCTGCACCTTCATTTACCTTCGCCCTGGCTCTCAGGAAACCCTGGATGGAGTGGTCGCCGTCTTCTACACTGTCATCACCCCCTTGCTTAATCCCATCGTCTACACGCTCCGCAACAAAGAGATGAAGGCAGCATTGTGGAGGCTGGGAGGTCGCAAGGATGTGCTGCCTCACTGA